One Sus scrofa isolate TJ Tabasco breed Duroc unplaced genomic scaffold, Sscrofa11.1 Contig2069, whole genome shotgun sequence genomic window carries:
- the LOC110258446 gene encoding olfactory receptor 2A25-like — translation MSLNCSLWQDNSMSVKHFAFARFSEVTEQCFFLFTLILLMFLASLRQCSHSHCHLDQPASTPPCTSSWPTCLSGDWLHMLCHTQDAAEPCERGPRNLSGGVCYTDVFLFVTGTSECCLLAAMAFDRYYAICSHFTMQHNESWSVCPFGNGFLGSGCMVAWARPTIFLPGLLWPCEIDHFFCDLLPILALACGDTSHNELQSLLQPFSVFPAHFYSSLLLMENSSCRAQHALT, via the coding sequence ATGAGCCTCAACTGTTCCTTGTGGCAGGACAACAGCATGTCTGTGAAACACTTTGCCTTTGCCAGATTCTCCGAGGTCACTGAacagtgtttctttttgtttaccCTCATCCTGCTCATGTTCTTAGCATCACTGCGGCAATGCTCTCATAGCCACTGCCATCTGGACCAAcccgcctccacacccccatgtacttcttcctggccaaCCTGTCTCTCTGGAGATTGGCTACACATGCTCTGTCacacccaagatgctgcagagccTTGTGAGCGAGGCCCGAGGAATCTCTCGGGAGGGGTGTGCTacacagatgtttttctttttgttactggTACCAGCGAGTGCTGTCTCTTGGCCGCCATGGCTTTTGACCGCTATTATGCCATATGCTCCCACTTCACTATGCAACACAATGAGTCGTGGAGTGTGTGTCcatttggcaatggtttcttggGGAGTGGGTGCATGGTGGCTTGGGCCAGACCAACTATATTTCTCCCTGGACTTCTGTGGCCCTGTGAAAtagaccacttcttctgtgacctcctCCCTATCCTGGCACTTGCCTGTGGGGATACCTCCCATAATGAGCTGCAGTCTTTGTTGCAGCCATTCTCTGTGTTTCCAGCCCATTTTTACTCATCATTGCTTCTTATGGAGAATTCTAGCTGCCGTGCTCAGCATGCCCTCACCTGA